In one window of Janthinobacterium sp. 1_2014MBL_MicDiv DNA:
- a CDS encoding lysophospholipid acyltransferase family protein, producing the protein MRNISLFLRSLLFMIIMIVATIVWACVCFFAAPLSYNKRYWVTSRWNVFILWCAKVICGIRYEVKGAENFPDAPAIVLSKHQSAWETIFLLPSLPRPLVYVFKKEILYIPFFGWAMALLRMIPIDRKQGKHAFKSVVAHGKRRLADGQWIIMFPEGTRIPVGQTGKYKSGGTRLAIATGAVVVPIAHNSGECWPKQSFLKRPGLITVSIGKPISPEGHTPDSMMQQVENWIESEMRVISPHAYNAG; encoded by the coding sequence TTGCGTAATATTTCCCTGTTCCTGCGATCCCTGCTGTTCATGATCATCATGATCGTGGCCACCATCGTCTGGGCCTGCGTGTGCTTTTTTGCCGCGCCATTGAGCTACAACAAGCGCTATTGGGTCACCTCGCGCTGGAATGTGTTTATCCTGTGGTGTGCCAAGGTCATTTGCGGCATCCGCTACGAAGTCAAAGGCGCCGAGAACTTCCCCGACGCGCCGGCCATCGTGCTGTCGAAGCACCAGTCGGCCTGGGAAACCATCTTCCTGCTGCCCAGCCTGCCCCGTCCGCTGGTATATGTGTTCAAGAAGGAGATCCTGTACATCCCGTTCTTCGGCTGGGCCATGGCGCTGCTGCGCATGATCCCGATCGACCGCAAACAGGGCAAGCATGCGTTCAAGAGCGTGGTCGCGCATGGCAAGCGCCGCCTGGCGGACGGCCAATGGATTATCATGTTCCCCGAAGGCACCCGCATCCCGGTGGGCCAGACGGGCAAGTACAAGAGCGGCGGCACGCGCCTGGCCATTGCCACGGGCGCCGTGGTGGTGCCGATTGCGCATAATTCAGGCGAATGCTGGCCCAAGCAGTCATTCCTCAAACGCCCGGGATTGATCACCGTCTCGATAGGCAAACCGATTTCGCCGGAAGGGCACACCCCGGACAGCATGATGCAACAGGTGGAAAATTGGATAGAATCAGAAATGCGCGTCATTTCGCCTCACGCCTACAACGCTGGCTAG
- the gmhB gene encoding D-glycero-beta-D-manno-heptose 1,7-bisphosphate 7-phosphatase: protein MGIPALKLIILDRDGVINHDSPDFIKSPAEWLPIPGSLEAIARLNQAGYRVVIASNQSGIAREYFDMTVLNAIHQKMHTLAQQVGADIDAIFFCPHAGADNCDCRKPKPGMFHEISQRYNTSLKGVPTVGDSLRDLQAGFISGCTPYLVLTGKGEKTNETGGLPPGTQVFPDLAAVVGHLLKAPVVPAPTVAFSI, encoded by the coding sequence ATGGGCATTCCGGCGCTGAAACTGATTATTCTCGACCGCGACGGCGTCATTAATCATGACTCGCCGGACTTCATCAAGTCGCCGGCCGAATGGCTGCCGATTCCCGGCTCGCTCGAAGCGATCGCCCGCCTGAACCAGGCAGGCTATCGCGTGGTGATCGCCTCGAACCAGTCGGGCATCGCGCGCGAGTACTTCGACATGACGGTCTTGAACGCGATCCACCAGAAGATGCACACGCTGGCGCAGCAGGTGGGCGCCGATATCGACGCCATCTTCTTTTGCCCGCATGCGGGTGCGGACAATTGCGACTGCCGCAAGCCCAAGCCAGGCATGTTCCATGAAATTTCGCAGCGCTACAACACCAGCCTGAAAGGCGTGCCGACCGTTGGCGATTCGCTGCGCGACCTGCAGGCCGGTTTCATCAGCGGCTGCACGCCCTACCTGGTATTGACGGGCAAGGGCGAAAAAACCAACGAGACGGGCGGCCTGCCACCCGGCACCCAGGTCTTCCCCGACCTGGCGGCCGTGGTCGGCCACCTGCTCAAGGCGCCAGTCGTACCGGCGCCCACCGTGGCATTCAGTATCTAA